In the Dolichospermum flos-aquae CCAP 1403/13F genome, CTGGGAATGATGAAACTATAGTCACTTGGTTTCTAACAAAGTTGAAGCCACAGAAATATCATATCTTTGTCCAGATTGTTTCACATCAAAGTCCATGATTAACCGTTTAATGTGCGAGAAGTGCTGATTTTTTCTAGTAATTAGTTCAGTAATCATTTGTGTAACCCCCTGTTGAGTTTCTGCATCCTGAGACGACAACTGTTGTTCCAGGAAAGTATCAAGTATTGTTTTTTGTTCTGATTCAGGCATTACCGCAGCATTCCAGGCTATTGCAGCTAAACTCAATAAAGCCTTACATTGTTTCAAATTGTGTACTGTATCTAAATAAGGTTCAACGAACTGTTGGAGAACCTCTGACATTTTTATAGCTCCCTTGGGTTCTATCGGTATATTTGCAGCCAATTCCCCAAATACACCCCCTTGCATCTTTTCTCTAAGTGCTTCGAGATTTTTATGTTTCTCTTGGGAACTCTGTTTTTGTTTCATCAACTCATTAAAATCCTTAGACTTTCTCGCCATAATGTATCTCCTGTTTTGATTATTTCTGGGGTTCTATTCTAACAATTGTTCTAAATCACCCAACAATTTCTCTAGCTTCTTGGTTTTCTTCACATCTTCCCACACCTGGGCATTCTTCAACCTTTTACCAAGCTCGGAATATTTAGCATTCAATGTCTCTTTTGGTGTAGTTTTCCCTGGGGTTAATTCCTTTACTAACTGCTTAATCTCACTTAAAGATAGATTTTCATTAAGAACTTTATCCAGTAGTTCCCTACGTTCACCCTCATCTTTGAGTTTAGCGATCGCCCTAGCTTTGGTATATTCTAGTTGACCCTGCCGCAATATTTCCAATACATCATCGGGTAAATTCAATAATGGTAAACGACTGGTACGAAAACTTTCAGCAGTGAATCTCCCCACACCCAACAACACCAATCCCACAATTTCCAGTTGACGGGAAACGTTTTCCGTCAGTTCTAATCCCCGTTTTTTGGCGTTGGCGACTTGATTGAGAATTGATATAACCTCACCAGAATTTACATCAAGTTCCATACAGAGTAACTCTAAAATCCCCTCAGTTTCTTCAACTGGGTTTAAATCTTCCCGTTGCAGGTTTTCCAATAAAGCAATTTGCAGGGTTTGGAGGTCAGATAATTCCTTGGTGATAATTGGTACTTCCGTCAACCCCGCTTCTTTGGCCGCCCGGAGTCGGCGTTCACCAGCGACTAACTCAAATTCACCATTAACAGCACGCACCAACAAAGGTTGTAAAATCCCGTGTTCTTTAACTGACTGCACCAGTTGATTGAGTTTCTCAGGGTCAAAATACCGTCGGGGTTGTTGAGAAGGTAAACAAATTTTATCAATATTAACGGTGGCAGTTGGTGATTCTGATTCCACATCCATACTCAACAAATCTTCCACACCACGCATTTTTGGGAGTTCTAAAGGTTTCTTAACCATTACAGTTTCTCCATCCCCAATGCTATCTTTTTCAGAACTGCGATTCCTACGGAGCGCTTCGCTATCGCTGGATGTTTGGGGTCATACACAGCCAAGGGTTGACTATTCATGACTGCATCGGCAAAGGCCGTGGCACGGGGTATCTTCGGATAAACTTTGGCTAGTGGTGATAACTGCTGTTCCAAAGCCTCCAAAATCACTTTGTCTTGGTTGGCATTTACGTACAAGGTTGGCACAAATCCGGCGATCGCTAATTTCGGATTGATATGTTTCTTCACCTGTTTGATGCTATCCAACAATAACTCCGTTCCCTTGAATGCTTTGTAATGAGTCTGAACTGGGACTAAAACATGAGTAGCAGCACAGAGTCCGAGAATACTGAGAATACCTAAAGAGGGAGGACAATCAATCAAAATGAAATCGTAGTTATTTAAAATGGGTTCTAAAGCTTGTTTGAGTCGTAGTTCCCTGGCCATAACCGCAGAGAGTTGTAATTCTACCGCACTGAGGGTAATATTAGCCGGGGCTAAATCCATACCGTGTAAATTGTGGTGAATTGGTAATTTAGTCTCTGGTGTGAGTAGTGAGTCAGCAACGATTTCTTCAAGTTCATGGGGTTCAAGTCCCATAAAAGTTGTCAGGGATGCCTGGGGGTCAGTATCCACCAGTAAAACTTTATGTTTGCGGGAGAGATGATAACCCAAATTCATCGTCAGACTGGTTTTCATCACCCCACCGGCTTGATTGAAAATAGCAATAATTTTAGTCACAATGTAGTTCAGTTCTTGGTTTACAGGCTATGGTAATACTTGAGAGTCAGGAAAAATCAGGGGTTATTCATTAACAAAATCCTTACTTTATTATTGCATTTTTTTGTCATAAAAACTCTACCTTTAGTTATTGTTTAACGATAAAATCATGAAAAATTTTACTCTTGTCGGCAATATAGTAGATGTTCTCCACCGCACCATTTTTCCCGGTACTATCTATATTCAGGATGGACAGATTCAAACCATAGTTCAGGACCAGGGGCAATACTCACAGTACATTCTTCCTGGTTTTATTGATGCTCATGTTCATATCGAAAGCTCGATGCTTGTACCCACTGAATTTGCCCGATTAGCGACGGTGCATGGTACGGTGGCCTCTGTCTCTGACCCCCACGAAATCGCCAATGTGTTGGGTTTAGAGGGTATCCGGTTCATGGTGAATAATGCTCTGCAAACTCCCTTTAAAATAGCTTTTGGTTTTCCTGCTTGTGTCCCTGCCACCGAGTTGGAAACTGCTGGGGCAAAACTGACGGTAAACGATTTCCGTCAACTGTTTAAACAGGGGATTTCCTATCTGAGTGAGGTAATGAATGTACCGGGGGTGTTGGCAGATGATGTAGAAATGATGGACAAAATTCATCTAGCCCAAAGTCTGGGACTACCCATTGATGGCCACGCACCGGGATTGTCTGGGACAGGATTACGTAAATATGCAAATGCTCAAATTACTACAGATCATGAATGTTCCACACTAAATGAAGCTTTAGAGAAATTAGCGTTGGGAATGAAAATTCAGATCCGGGAGGGTTCAGCAGCTAAAAACTTTGATGCCCTACACAGTTTGATTGATTCCCATGCAGCAGATTGTATGTTTTGTAGTGATGATAAACACCCTGATGATTTAGTTAATGGTCATATAAATCTACTGGTAAAACGGGCTGTGGCATTAGGTCACGATGTGATGAATGTCCTGCAAATTGCCTGTGTGAACCCTGTCAAACATTACAATTTGGATGTGGGATTACTACAAGTTGGGGACAGTGCAGATTTGATTGTTGTTGATAATTTACAAGATTTCACGGTGTTGGCTACTTATTGTCAAGGTGTTTTAACAGCAAAAACCGGGTCAACTTTGTTACCATTTGTTCCTGTCAAACCTATCAATAAATTTATCACTACTTCAAAAACACCGGGGGACTTTGCAATAACTGCCAAGGGGGCAACAGTCGCAACAGTCAGAGTGATCACCGTTACCGATGGACAATTAATCACAGGGGAAAAGTGTGTACCAGCACATATTGAAAACGGTGAGGTTATAGCTGACTTAAACGCAGATATCCTAAAAATCACGGTTGTTAATCGGTATCAAGACACACCGCCGACGGTGGCATTAGTGCAGAATTTTGGATTGAAACGGGGGGCGATCGCATCGAGTGTGGCGCATGATTCCCATAACATTGTGGCAGTGGGGACAAGCGATGCGGAAATCTGTGCAGCGGTAAATGCGGTAATCTCACATCAAGGTGGTATTGCAGTAGCAGAAGACAATGTAGTTCATGTATTACCTTTACCTGTGGCTGGGTTGATGAGTGATAGCGATGGTTATGAGGTAGCAAAACAGTATGCAGAACTTGATAATTGGGCAAAACAATTAGGGTCAAAACTGACTGCACCATTCATGACACTTTCATTTATGGCATTGCTGGTGATCCCAGACTTAAAACCAATACCCGTGAATGAAATTGTCAAACTGCTTGTGGGGGAAGGATTTTCAAGTCTTTTTCTATATCTCTGATTTCAGATTTATGGGAAGAGTTTTTGCGCTTGAATTTGGACATTTTAATTTTGACAACACGGGGATTAATACGTTTTCGTCGGGGGCGATCAATTTCAGACTGGGAAATTAATGATAATAAATATTGATGTTGAATTTCTCGTAATTTTAAGGATGAATGGCTGATGAGTTGTACTAAATCTATAACTAGTTGCAAAGATTCAAGAAAACTAAGGAGTAAAGGATTTTTATTATATTCGTTAGCAGATTGGTAAATTAAATCGCGGAGTAGATTATAAGCAATTAACATAGCATAAAGTTCTTGTTCGACTAATTCAGATGTTTTGCTCCGAAAAATAGTGGGCATTTGTCCTTTGAGCGTAGCACATTGATGTGTTTTTATTTCACAGAAACTAATTTCCACCTCCCATCTGCAATGATAGTGAATAATTAATTCTTTGGCAGAAATATTAGGGTCAATAATACTAGTAACTAAACGACGAGGGAGAAAACCAGGAATTTGATATTCAATAACTCGGACAATGATACTTTCCTGATTCCATTGTTTATGCGATTCTGTAGATTTTTCTAAATTGAGAATTTTGCCATTAATTTCTGATAAATAACTTCCATCTGGATATCTAGCCATGTATCCATCTGGCAAACGAGAATCAGAGATAACAGGTAGTTTAACATTAGAAGCTACCCTAAGTAAAAAGTCGCATTCTTTTGTACGAATACTAAAAATAGTTGCAAAGGAATATAAACCAGCATCTAATAAAAATAATAAGTTTTTCTGGTTAAATTGTGCCAGTAATTTAGTCATTAAAGTCCTTTCACCAGTTCCTTTACCTTGGCTCGAACCATAGGTAAAATCTAGGATCAGGCGTGTTGATGCTGATATTAATGTGACTATTCTCAGCATGGGAAAAGCACTTTCTCCTCGACCACATTTAGACTTCCCAAATTTATCACGATTACTTTCAGTATCAGGTGTCGTACCTGTGGAACCATCAAATATTACTGTAGTCCATTTATGAAAGTCATA is a window encoding:
- a CDS encoding ParB/RepB/Spo0J family partition protein, whose product is MVKKPLELPKMRGVEDLLSMDVESESPTATVNIDKICLPSQQPRRYFDPEKLNQLVQSVKEHGILQPLLVRAVNGEFELVAGERRLRAAKEAGLTEVPIITKELSDLQTLQIALLENLQREDLNPVEETEGILELLCMELDVNSGEVISILNQVANAKKRGLELTENVSRQLEIVGLVLLGVGRFTAESFRTSRLPLLNLPDDVLEILRQGQLEYTKARAIAKLKDEGERRELLDKVLNENLSLSEIKQLVKELTPGKTTPKETLNAKYSELGKRLKNAQVWEDVKKTKKLEKLLGDLEQLLE
- a CDS encoding ParA family protein, with protein sequence MTKIIAIFNQAGGVMKTSLTMNLGYHLSRKHKVLLVDTDPQASLTTFMGLEPHELEEIVADSLLTPETKLPIHHNLHGMDLAPANITLSAVELQLSAVMARELRLKQALEPILNNYDFILIDCPPSLGILSILGLCAATHVLVPVQTHYKAFKGTELLLDSIKQVKKHINPKLAIAGFVPTLYVNANQDKVILEALEQQLSPLAKVYPKIPRATAFADAVMNSQPLAVYDPKHPAIAKRSVGIAVLKKIALGMEKL
- the ade gene encoding adenine deaminase; protein product: MKNFTLVGNIVDVLHRTIFPGTIYIQDGQIQTIVQDQGQYSQYILPGFIDAHVHIESSMLVPTEFARLATVHGTVASVSDPHEIANVLGLEGIRFMVNNALQTPFKIAFGFPACVPATELETAGAKLTVNDFRQLFKQGISYLSEVMNVPGVLADDVEMMDKIHLAQSLGLPIDGHAPGLSGTGLRKYANAQITTDHECSTLNEALEKLALGMKIQIREGSAAKNFDALHSLIDSHAADCMFCSDDKHPDDLVNGHINLLVKRAVALGHDVMNVLQIACVNPVKHYNLDVGLLQVGDSADLIVVDNLQDFTVLATYCQGVLTAKTGSTLLPFVPVKPINKFITTSKTPGDFAITAKGATVATVRVITVTDGQLITGEKCVPAHIENGEVIADLNADILKITVVNRYQDTPPTVALVQNFGLKRGAIASSVAHDSHNIVAVGTSDAEICAAVNAVISHQGGIAVAEDNVVHVLPLPVAGLMSDSDGYEVAKQYAELDNWAKQLGSKLTAPFMTLSFMALLVIPDLKPIPVNEIVKLLVGEGFSSLFLYL
- a CDS encoding IS4 family transposase, encoding MGIQKEHHQMLTQFTTEYDLQPIAKHLSTIIKESLASVSSSKCRQGTILVPTFVIWFVILSTIRRDLSYLGIMDWMISGLRWLSCCLPKQLISEGAMSHARVRIGLTVFQLIFKKLTSSLTTLKYDFHKWTTVIFDGSTGTTPDTESNRDKFGKSKCGRGESAFPMLRIVTLISASTRLILDFTYGSSQGKGTGERTLMTKLLAQFNQKNLLFLLDAGLYSFATIFSIRTKECDFLLRVASNVKLPVISDSRLPDGYMARYPDGSYLSEINGKILNLEKSTESHKQWNQESIIVRVIEYQIPGFLPRRLVTSIIDPNISAKELIIHYHCRWEVEISFCEIKTHQCATLKGQMPTIFRSKTSELVEQELYAMLIAYNLLRDLIYQSANEYNKNPLLLSFLESLQLVIDLVQLISHSSLKLREIQHQYLLSLISQSEIDRPRRKRINPRVVKIKMSKFKRKNSSHKSEIRDIEKDLKILPPQAV